The genome window AAAAGCCCACAGGAATGTTGTAAGACATCTGTGACGCCGTAATCTCATCCGGAAAAGGAGGAAACGGCTGTGCTTTTTTCAGCATTTTCAATACGGCATCATCCAGTCGTTTAGACCCCGAGCTACCTTTAATGCTGTGTTCAAGCACTTTACCTGATCGATCAACAACAAAATGCAAACGCACTTCACCTTCTTCCCCGCGACGACGCGAGGCAATAGGGTAACGTTTATATTTTGCGAGTTTGGCTTGCAGCAAAGCGTTATAACTTTGCAACGCGCCGGGGTTGCCTCCTGTGGTGCGAGACTGCCCTATCCCTGTCGAAGCTTTTCGCTGGGCTACCGTACTGTTAGTTTTCTGATCTGAAGGGGGGGAATCAGTCACTACAGCATCGTTAGTCGACGGTTTAGGTTCAGGCTTCACTTCACGTGGAGGCTGTTTCTTTACTACTTTTTTAGGCTTTTCTGGCTTAGGTTTTACCTTAACCACGGGTTTCTGTTTAGGCGGTTCAGGTTCGGGTTCCGGCTCCGGTTCTGGCTCAACTTCTGGTTCCGGTTCAGGTGCTGGCGGCGGTTCAACAGCGGTTACTTCTACTGTTTCTTGCGCCTCACCCAGATCACCTAACATACCTAGGTCTATCTCTATACCTAGCTCGCCCTTATCTTTAGCGCCTTCCGTTTTGGAATGCGCTAAACCGATAAACACCAACAGGTGTAAGGCAATAGCCACCACGAACATGATTATCCAATGATGCGTGCGTATCACGACGTTTCACCTCCACGCCGTGTTGCTAAAGACACTTTCATCAAACCCACACTTTTTACCAGCTTTAAGACATTTTGAAGACGGTTAACCAGCAGAGTGCTGTCTACTTTAACCAGCACCGCGAACTCATCCGGTGTCTTCGATTGAGCAAAAGCGGCTTCTAGACCCGCTTTTAAGCCTTCCTCGTCCACTGGCTGATT of Neptunomonas phycophila contains these proteins:
- a CDS encoding energy transducer TonB; translated protein: MIRTHHWIIMFVVAIALHLLVFIGLAHSKTEGAKDKGELGIEIDLGMLGDLGEAQETVEVTAVEPPPAPEPEPEVEPEPEPEPEPEPPKQKPVVKVKPKPEKPKKVVKKQPPREVKPEPKPSTNDAVVTDSPPSDQKTNSTVAQRKASTGIGQSRTTGGNPGALQSYNALLQAKLAKYKRYPIASRRRGEEGEVRLHFVVDRSGKVLEHSIKGSSGSKRLDDAVLKMLKKAQPFPPFPDEITASQMSYNIPVGFYLKDLR